From the Salinimicrobium tongyeongense genome, one window contains:
- a CDS encoding conjugal transfer protein TraK, producing the protein MKTPYQNIYSVLKLNRFVVIAVVICAFSSSIFSGWIAFSINKKALNSAFAVNTNGEVIPLKLVSQKENFKVEALAHLALFHNYFYNIDASNYEKNLEKALWLGNSSVDNLYRQKKADGVYNRLIQYSLVQKILSVNSELEEQEEKYSFKTTTIFEINRGSVIDTYELVSTGNLITVDRNFPNNPHGLLITNYFENTLKKLDNEN; encoded by the coding sequence ATGAAAACACCTTATCAAAATATATATTCCGTGTTAAAGTTAAACAGGTTTGTAGTTATTGCTGTAGTTATTTGCGCATTCTCTTCGAGCATCTTTTCGGGATGGATAGCATTTTCAATCAATAAAAAAGCACTAAATAGTGCCTTTGCGGTTAATACAAACGGAGAGGTAATCCCGTTAAAACTGGTTTCCCAAAAAGAAAACTTCAAGGTGGAAGCACTGGCACATTTGGCGTTATTTCACAATTACTTCTATAACATCGATGCCAGCAATTATGAGAAAAATCTTGAAAAAGCACTTTGGCTGGGAAATAGCTCTGTCGATAATCTATACCGTCAGAAGAAAGCTGATGGTGTTTACAACAGATTAATTCAATATTCACTGGTTCAAAAGATACTTAGTGTTAACTCTGAACTGGAGGAACAAGAAGAAAAGTACAGCTTTAAAACCACAACAATTTTTGAGATCAACCGCGGATCTGTAATTGACACTTATGAGCTGGTTTCCACAGGAAACCTGATCACTGTAGATCGAAATTTCCCAAACAACCCACACGGGTTGCTTATCACAAACTACTTTGAAAACACTTTAAAGAAACTAGATAATGAAAATTAA
- the traM gene encoding conjugative transposon protein TraM, translated as MKIKKNKIVFGTVIAVIFIFLISYSLMILGDDKSESQNLKQTLVPELEQESKEYDSKLDAINDLREVRETNAPSIYDEKLIDSLGFYDTDLTEKEKERIVDSIYESGRIKYSERIHQEFSPEQKLDTPTPRVASEETEQEQKIEAKEMGLEHQLFFASSPTSDSKLIAADIPSVVYAVVDGNQVVKANSRLRMRLTSTAKINDQWIPKNTVVYGFISFQPNRTLVEVENIDHHPVNLKAFDLQDGSEGIYVENSFRAEATSEVLDDIIQEINIPSVPQISGITKVLRRNNRNVKVTVLNDYKLILKPGL; from the coding sequence ATGAAAATTAAGAAGAATAAAATAGTGTTTGGGACTGTAATCGCAGTAATATTCATATTTCTAATTTCCTATTCGCTTATGATTCTTGGCGATGACAAAAGTGAAAGCCAAAATTTGAAACAAACCTTGGTGCCTGAACTAGAACAGGAATCGAAGGAATACGATTCCAAACTAGATGCCATAAATGATTTGAGGGAAGTGCGGGAAACCAACGCTCCCAGTATCTACGATGAGAAGCTGATAGATTCCCTGGGTTTTTATGACACAGATTTAACCGAAAAGGAAAAGGAAAGGATTGTTGACAGTATCTATGAATCCGGACGTATAAAATATTCAGAAAGAATACACCAGGAATTCAGTCCAGAACAAAAATTAGATACCCCCACTCCTCGAGTGGCAAGTGAGGAGACAGAGCAAGAGCAGAAAATCGAGGCCAAAGAGATGGGATTGGAGCATCAACTGTTCTTTGCCTCCTCCCCTACTTCAGATAGTAAGCTTATTGCTGCGGATATCCCTTCGGTTGTATATGCTGTGGTGGATGGAAACCAGGTCGTAAAAGCCAATTCCAGACTCCGGATGCGCTTGACATCCACTGCAAAGATCAATGATCAATGGATTCCCAAAAATACTGTTGTCTATGGTTTTATTAGTTTTCAGCCGAACAGGACACTGGTCGAAGTTGAAAATATAGACCATCATCCGGTAAACCTGAAGGCGTTCGACCTCCAGGATGGCAGCGAAGGTATTTACGTGGAAAACAGTTTCCGCGCCGAGGCAACCAGTGAAGTCCTGGATGATATTATTCAGGAAATAAACATTCCAAGTGTGCCACAAATTAGTGGAATAACCAAGGTACTTAGGCGCAACAACCGGAACGTAAAAGTAACCGTACTCAATGATTACAAACTCATTTTAAAACCAGGTTTATGA
- a CDS encoding DUF4138 domain-containing protein: protein MKTNVLFLLFLTACAFHPSLAQERKILDTIFANDQKNVALFFPKPIRQGITGSDNFVFTYNREAEQHFGLLQAKPGKESNLLVINTNGSIFSYILKYKEHLDQLNYFVLKSDTIGNEKPEVIGESRVNKEEPKESDKTYYYDKFCSFLVERKQKIGGLKKRNQDIVLTVENIVFDKEELYFVIHIENKSSLDYDLNFLNVGIETRQKGKKKSSQTNYQEPIFTYGLPTRVKEGETEKLVYVLPKFSLGDDRRVVLELNEKNGGRNIKLKVPHKHINNPN from the coding sequence ATGAAAACAAATGTATTATTTCTATTGTTCCTCACCGCTTGTGCATTTCACCCCAGTTTGGCACAAGAAAGAAAAATCCTCGACACCATTTTTGCAAATGACCAAAAGAATGTGGCTCTGTTCTTTCCGAAACCTATAAGGCAGGGAATAACAGGTTCTGACAATTTTGTTTTTACATATAACCGGGAAGCGGAACAGCATTTTGGACTCTTACAGGCCAAACCCGGAAAAGAAAGTAATCTTCTGGTAATCAACACAAACGGCTCTATTTTTTCTTATATTTTAAAATATAAGGAACACCTTGATCAGCTGAATTATTTTGTTTTAAAATCTGACACCATAGGCAATGAAAAACCTGAGGTTATCGGTGAATCTCGGGTAAACAAGGAAGAGCCTAAAGAAAGCGACAAAACCTACTACTACGACAAATTTTGCTCCTTTCTGGTTGAACGCAAACAGAAAATAGGGGGGCTAAAAAAACGGAATCAGGATATCGTCTTAACTGTTGAAAATATTGTATTTGATAAAGAAGAACTGTATTTCGTTATCCATATAGAAAATAAATCATCCCTGGATTATGATTTAAATTTTCTGAATGTGGGAATTGAGACTAGGCAAAAAGGTAAAAAGAAATCTTCTCAGACCAATTATCAAGAACCAATATTTACATATGGTCTGCCCACTAGAGTCAAAGAAGGTGAAACAGAAAAACTGGTGTACGTGCTACCAAAATTTTCTTTGGGAGATGACCGTAGGGTAGTACTGGAACTGAATGAAAAAAATGGCGGGAGAAATATTAAATTAAAAGTACCACATAAACATATCAATAATCCTAATTAA
- a CDS encoding nucleoid-associated protein translates to MELEIRQIAIHYLEKEAKKTMADIDYSDQPLEKNEFALNLIKQVHKAVNISPSLKNASFKEDEENKFTLTLKDYIENPSDDNFSSFTHSLDILREKVAKEPFAVGGYYLFADYTIQKVRYLSVILLRKKSGINIIKKEGAYVLDSTENINIEKIAMGVRLNFSIYNSQSDDRNYLALITTQQDGEVSGYFKDWVLAAGLIKNSVNTENMIKLIKTIPLPVDEEGKELFSRGEFNKAIFEQVNNRKDKRVNLFELGATFYGEENRNSLRDFADSNGITIDSEFKRDAPKWKSLISIKASVPGININVDFDQFGQHGVQIKNGKVIINSEELANSMQEQYDQY, encoded by the coding sequence ATGGAATTAGAAATCCGACAAATTGCCATACATTATTTAGAAAAAGAAGCTAAAAAAACGATGGCTGATATTGATTACTCCGACCAGCCGTTGGAAAAAAATGAATTTGCTTTAAATCTTATTAAACAAGTCCATAAGGCAGTAAATATCAGTCCAAGCTTAAAAAATGCATCCTTTAAAGAAGATGAAGAAAATAAATTTACCCTTACACTAAAGGATTATATAGAAAATCCATCAGATGATAATTTTTCCTCATTTACACATTCTTTAGATATATTGAGAGAAAAGGTTGCCAAAGAACCTTTTGCGGTAGGGGGATATTATCTCTTCGCGGATTATACTATTCAAAAAGTCAGATATCTTTCAGTAATACTGCTTAGAAAAAAATCCGGGATAAACATTATTAAAAAGGAAGGGGCTTACGTTTTAGATAGTACTGAAAACATAAATATTGAGAAAATAGCGATGGGAGTGAGGCTTAACTTCAGTATCTACAATTCCCAATCAGATGATCGCAATTATTTAGCTTTAATAACCACTCAACAAGACGGGGAAGTGTCAGGTTATTTTAAAGATTGGGTACTTGCAGCAGGCTTAATTAAGAATTCTGTAAATACTGAAAACATGATTAAGCTAATTAAAACAATTCCTTTACCAGTGGACGAAGAGGGCAAAGAACTTTTTAGTCGCGGAGAATTCAATAAAGCTATATTTGAGCAGGTAAACAATAGAAAAGATAAGCGTGTTAATTTATTTGAACTAGGGGCTACTTTCTATGGCGAAGAAAACAGAAATTCTCTTCGAGATTTTGCCGATTCTAACGGGATAACTATAGATTCTGAATTCAAAAGAGACGCACCGAAATGGAAATCGTTGATTTCCATAAAGGCATCAGTTCCAGGAATTAATATAAATGTTGACTTTGATCAATTTGGGCAACATGGAGTGCAAATCAAAAATGGTAAGGTGATTATAAATTCCGAAGAACTGGCTAACTCTATGCAGGAGCAATATGATCAATACTAA